The region GCCAAACCAAGACATAAATCACATCCCGATAACCAAAAATTTGCATATTTTATCTATTCGAGATTTCCTTATTCCACGTAGATCTTTTAACAAACTGGGAAACAGAATCCTCGATCGTTTGTTGAGACTGATAACCTCACGCACGGTCGCACAATGAGACTCCGTCAAGGAGTGTAACTGATAAAGGCCACCCTAGACTATCTATCATATGGATCCAACCCACTGATCACTGAGCTTCCCTATTCCCAACTTATTCTAATGCCCTAACCATGCCAGTCACTACCAGGTCCCACCCTTATGAGTCATATACTTACTGATTCATGACACACTATGACACCATTTAATCCACTTGAACGTTAAGATCATAGAACACCCTAATCTTGCCAACATTCCATCACTGGCCTGGGAACTCACAACCGAAACCACATGCCCTaagtagggatgagatttagaaccggaaaaccggatcGGAACTAgaatcggaccggaaccggaatcgtTAGAgtcggaatatatagaaccggttctCGTTCTGGgattaaaaattggctttatccagGTTCTGGGTAATCCGAGTTTCGGTCCATCGGGTCTGGGTAAACCTGGTCTAAAAACTAGAACCGATGTTAGGAACCAGAACCACTTTTAGGGTCGGAACcagtttttgtgaaacgtttagaagatgtatatctcattcgtttcaactccgattgagATGCGATTTTTCCaacgtgtagtttagagtttgtacatgattctaaactataaaattgacatttttagttttatattcattgacttacagtgcCCCAAAGtagagatatcaaagctgaaagtttttagtttttcagtttttttgtattctgtAAAAgtattaaaacatgcatatctaattcttTTGAAGTCGGATCgacatgtggttttttcaaacttgtagtttagagtttgtacatgattttagactataattgtgtcaattttggtataatattcaatgatttatagtcccccgaagtcgggatatcaaaactgaaattttttcaacttttcagctatttgtttttgtactttgtattctttgaaaatgttaacacatgcatatctgATTTGTTTAGAGTCAGATTGACATGagggtttttccagagtgtagtttagagttagtacatgattttaaactataattttgtcaattttggtttcatattcaatgagttacagtcccccaaaatcgggatatcaatatgaaaattttcaaagttcaacccactaagtagtaattttcaaagttcaaccaacATCACTCTATGTTATTCTGCACTTATTGATTTGGTATTTGTACTTTGATAACATGTTACAATATGACTCTTTCGAATAATTTGATATCAGTTTCTTATgaattgaattaatttaaaaacaaaattttatctgtattttttgggacattacaaaatATCTCATTTTgaaacatccatattgatatgatAAATTAATAGTAATATAGAAATGATTGATTTTGGATGAATTTTCAGGGTGATCTTAGAAGTTATctttaaaagaaaagaaagttgTCCCCATCAAAAGCTCTTAGATGGAGCCAAAGAGGAAACTAAATGATCTTGCTAGAGCTGTAGTTCCATCGGCTGTATGAAACAGTTCCATCAAAGCTTCCCCTATGAAATATGTTTTCTCCAATTGAAACATGTTTTCTCTAATTTAATGGTTTTAGTGGAGCTACGGTTTCGTGTATGTATCAAGCGAAACCCCTAAATCTATCTTTGAAATTCCTGGAGCCAAGGaggtaataaaaatgaaaacttttagaGTAATTTACAATTTTGGTACCTAAGATAGCTGGTTGTTTTTAGTTTTCGTAACAAAAAGTTTTATTTTGTCATCTTGGTCATTATTTGAGATCTTTGACTATATTTTGGGATGAAAGTCGTAAAATTCATCCATATTCCAAAAGGAATTGCAAGAGTGGTGTGTTTTGAGGCCAcagaaaacaaaagaaaaaaatatgcTTGCTGCTAAAGATAACTGTTttgaaaaataacataaaataagctTATTAATTAGATATCTCAAACaaattttaaagaataatttatAAACAAAGTCATAACATACAAGAATTCAAAGATTGGGAAAAATGTGAAGGTATTGTTAAGGGAACAACCTTTCTGAAAGTACCCtttgtaaaataacataaaataagctTATTAAATAGATATCCCACACAAATTTTAAAGAATAATTCATAAACCTTATGTTAGTTCAGTAACTTTTGGAAACTGCTTTTAACTCAGGTTCATTTTATCAATAAAATGACATTTCTTTTTTCTTCTAAAAATTTACAGTTTATTTTATTTCTTATGTGAACAAAGCATACATGAATCGAGAAATGATGGTGGATATGGAAAGCATGCAAATATTCCAATAGGTGTTAGGGAGGGTTTTTTTCATAAAGAGACCTACAATAGACAATAATACAAAGTTTGGAAAAAATGTTAAGCTATTGTTAAGGGAAGAATAAAACTGATGGTGTTAAAAAACAAAAAGGTGTCATCCCTTTGCTAACGAGAAATGAAATGGTCAATGTAGATGGAGTTCACCTCCCAAAAGAAGATGTTGGTAAGGCATTGGAATTTCTAGAATTCAGTTCTACTTTTGGAAAGGtattttgttgatatctttattatagcatcctactttcatttcttcctataaTGCATTCTACTCTACAAAATCTACCAAATTATAACAATATCATTCAATTAGATAGATCTTTCAAAATAAAATGCATTAACACGGAAAAATTAAAAGTACAATAGTACAATTTCATTACGTGTAGGAGTTCCCTTCATGTAGCAAATTAGACCCTAAAAAATTAGAAAACCAAAACAATACAATGACCAAAGATCACATAAACCATCGGTTAGATGGATTGAGTTTCTTGGAAGTAACAAATTAACAACAATAAATATGATATTTGAAATTTTATATTctgaatatataaatttaatgtaATTTATTGTTGGTTTTAGGCAATCAATTATAAGAAACTATTTATATTAGATCAGAATGATCCATTGATGTCATATCTGAAAGTTTTGGTAGACGTctgatatttttttataatttttttgatccagttttattttatatttattttttgtatattttttattaattttttataaatttataagaTTTGTTATGTTATCCTTAAAAGTTTTTTTAACAATGGATTTGTAGTTTGGAGTGTTGGGTTATAAAATTATTGTGTGATATTGATGTGTCTACAACTAGAACCGCTCATGTGAcaatcttttttttatttttatttcttttagctgttaaataataaatataatattttatattttatataattactTAAACTATTgaatttatattttaacattccacaaatcacccaaaattgAAACTCTCCAGCCcatatatagttatttttatataataataatatataatataatacaGTTTACATCAAAGttactatttttttttcaaaagttcaTCAGAATGTCAGGCAGCAAAAATATGAAAATtgggatttttttttaatataaagtaATGTGATATCTAAAAAAATAAATAGTATAAAAAAGCATAAAATAGTAAATTTAATGTAGTTTCCCCTCTAAAAATACCACCCACAAATCCATAAAAGAGACAacaatctctctctttctctctcacacacacatatacacagaGATACACACTGTTTAAGAAGTTGCCTTCTTCCCCTTTTCTGGTTATTCTTTTCTCATTTCCATACAGCCATGGCAAAGACCTCTATGCACTTTCATTGGTCAAATAAGGTCAGCAATGAAGATCAAGAAACCCCAACACCCATCAATCCTTGCCATAAACCCAACGTCAGCCACGCTGAACCTCacaaaccaccaccaccaactcCGTCACCCCTACCAAGAAAGAAACTCCAAGCTGTAACAGTTGCTAGATTCCGCTCAGTTCTTACCGCTATCAGGCAAAACAGAGCAAACCTTCAAAACACTCTTGGCCCTAAAGTTGTCGGAACCCTATTTGGATCCCGGCGAGGCCACGCCTACTTCGCATTCCAGAAAAACCCCACCGCCCAACCAGCTTTTTTGATCGAGCTTCAGACACCAATTAGTGGTCTTGTTAAAGAAATGGCTTCTGGGCAAGTTCGAATCGCATTGGAATGTGATAAAGAAGAAGAGAAGACGAAAAAGGTGGGTAATTCAAGAAAGCTTTTGGAAGAGCCTGTTTGGAGGACTTATTGCAACGGGAAGAAGTGCGGGTTCGCCGTGAAAAGAGAGTGCGGAGAAAAAGAATGGAGAGTTCTTAAAGCGGTGGAGCCGATATCAATGGGGGCTGGGGTGTTGCCGGCGGAGAAAACAGTCGCCGGAGAAGATGAAGAAACCATGTACATGAGAGCGAAATTTGAGAGAGTTATGGGGTCAAGAGATTCAGAAGCTTTCTATATGACGAATCCTGATAGCAATGGTGCTCCTGAACTTAGTGTTTATTTGCTCAGAGTTTAAGAATTCAATGCAGAATTTGGAAACTAAGTCTAAGTTTTAGTTCTTAATTTGTAGCATGAGAatatttctttttctctttttctttcttcttcttattaAAAATGGAAAAGGATGAGTTGCTTGTAATTTGTAGTTTTTGAGGGGAATGGGATACATATTATTAACCAAATTTTTTTATTTCGAATGATCTAAAATGGGGGAAAAAAATTGGTAAAGTATTTATTTATTACCATAATATTTGCACAATTTTAGCAATTACACTTCACAATACTTCTTTTTGTGAACATTTAAGGGAAGGTTTGAATGcgttgaaattttgattattgatgttttaattcaaaaacaaataaatttacAATGTTtgataaattatgaatatttacgTGACAAACTAATTACATTTAGAGAAGGTAAAACTTTGATTCGATAACAGgacttttaatataaaatataaagagTATCTAAACGTCAATCTTTAACTTTAATCATGTATTATAATTATTTGTTTCTAATTTTATAAATATCACAATAATAAAATACTAATACTGATTCATTGTATTCAAACTACTTTTGGGAATAGATATGAAAATCGACTTTGGGGGCTattttttataacaaaattgtGAAATTTATTAATGTTAAGTACAACATGGCATGATGATTAAGTTCAATAATTAGTTTGATTCTCATTAATATTTTCCAAACTCATGTGATTATTAAATATTTAAGATTCTTTTTCACTTGGAAAAAAACAAAACTAGAGAACAATGAATAAAATAAATGCCACCAACCCAAAGACCCAACTCTTTCTTTATGCATTTAGGATTTCTCGAAGATTATTTTTATTTGTATCCTTATGAggaactaaaaaaatataaacaataaTTCTACATTATTCAATTAAATTTATAGTGAGACCGTTAGTCCTACACATTTATAAAAGAGAGCTTGATGAAGCTTctccaaataaaaataaaaacataataaaaataaaaaataaaaactagctTATGCTAATGGATGGTTAAAGTAGTGGATTTATTACAAAAAAAATTCCATAAATCTGTTTAGCTATAATCCGATTAACCATTAATGCGTATAACATTAATTAGTTACCACAACGGAGACAATTTTGGACAAATCCATTTGGTAAAGACTTTGCCATTTAAATTGAAGGTCATTGTTTCTAATCTAGACGTTGACCATTTCTAATAATTTGATGATACTAACTTTAACCACTAACCATCCACTTAAAATAAAGTTCCCACAAATAGCATGACTATTTCATGGATGCGTTGGTACTTCTAAATGTGTTCCATGCTTGGTAATGCGCTCTACCATAAAAGATGTGCCCTTCTAAACGTTGACCATGGATGCATGACGTTTTGTGATTGGATGATTCCGTTTGGGACCTATTTTTAGATGTGCCTCACCTATCAGAATTAAAGTATATCTATGATTTGCTTATAAATTGACTCATATCCGACATCAAAGTGTATGAGTGCATAGATTTCAAGAGAACAATAACTATAAGGTTGGGAGCAAATTCAAATGGGAGATAAATACACGTATACTTGCACATATTTCAAGAGAACAATCATTGTAAGGTTGAGATCATATTTGCAATACAAGAGATTAGAGAGATTCCTTTTGTTTGGGAGCTCTTGTAAGATGGAGTCCATGTGGTATCTACGTGGCATGGGAGGGAGTCCAATTCTTGTGGCACCACTCCCTTTAGCCTTACAATTACCATTTAGGAACTTGAACAATTCAATTTATTTAGTTTGTG is a window of Lactuca sativa cultivar Salinas chromosome 1, Lsat_Salinas_v11, whole genome shotgun sequence DNA encoding:
- the LOC111915721 gene encoding protein MIZU-KUSSEI 1 yields the protein MAKTSMHFHWSNKVSNEDQETPTPINPCHKPNVSHAEPHKPPPPTPSPLPRKKLQAVTVARFRSVLTAIRQNRANLQNTLGPKVVGTLFGSRRGHAYFAFQKNPTAQPAFLIELQTPISGLVKEMASGQVRIALECDKEEEKTKKVGNSRKLLEEPVWRTYCNGKKCGFAVKRECGEKEWRVLKAVEPISMGAGVLPAEKTVAGEDEETMYMRAKFERVMGSRDSEAFYMTNPDSNGAPELSVYLLRV